The nucleotide sequence TCGGACGGTGATCGCACACCCGGACATCCGCGCCGCGCGCGTCTGCCGATTAGGACAGTTTCATGTAGTGCGGCTTCCGAGAGTACAGTAACATGACCGGACCCGAGGACGACCCACCGCCCGGCGACGGGACGCTGGACGCCTCCGAGATCCACGACGTGCTCCGGAACGACCGTCGTCGGCTCGTCCTCGAACGACTTCGTTCGGGAGCGGGGACCGAGGCGGTATCGGATCTCGCAGAGCGCATCGGGGCCGTCGAAGCCGGGGAGTCGCCGCCGCCCCGAAACGTCCGCCAGAGCGTGTACGTCTCACTGCACCAGACGCACCTGCCGAAACTGGACGAACTGGGCATCGTCGAGTACGACCCGGACGCGAAGACGGTGACGATCGCCGACAACGCCGCCGACGTCGCCGTGTATATGGAAGTGGTTCCGCAGTACGGGATCTCGTGGGCGGAGTACTACCTCGGGTTGGGACTGCTCGGTGGCCTCTCGCTGCTCGCTGTGGCCGTCGGCGTCCCGTTCTTTCGGACGTTGTCGCCGGGGATCATCTCCGCGGGGATCTCCGTGGCGCTCGTCGTGTCGGCACTGTATCAACTGCTCGACCAGCAGAGTTCGCTCCTCCACCGACTCAGAGACGACTGACGAAGGGCGACTGGTGGAAGGCAACTGATAGAGGGCGACTGGTGGAAGCGGTTC is from Halobellus sp. LT62 and encodes:
- a CDS encoding DUF7344 domain-containing protein — encoded protein: MTGPEDDPPPGDGTLDASEIHDVLRNDRRRLVLERLRSGAGTEAVSDLAERIGAVEAGESPPPRNVRQSVYVSLHQTHLPKLDELGIVEYDPDAKTVTIADNAADVAVYMEVVPQYGISWAEYYLGLGLLGGLSLLAVAVGVPFFRTLSPGIISAGISVALVVSALYQLLDQQSSLLHRLRDD